ATTTAAGCACAAAGGAGTTTGAAGGGACGAAAACCAATCTGTTATAAGAGAAAGAATGATTTTTTTACCTCAAGAAGTTCACGAGTTAACTTAAACGGAGCACTCTCAAAGTTTACACCACCAGGCGAATTGGAAAGCATAAACCCGAAATCAATGTGTATGATGTGACCCTCTTCATCCAAGAGAAGATTCCCATTATGACGATCTTTTACCTACAACCAATTGAAAACCATGGGCAAATGAGCCTTTAAAACCACCTAACATGCTATTCATGAAACATATAAACGGCACCAGGACATGTAAAACCTATAAATCCCTTTGTTTACAACGCACTAATATGCTCGTATAGGTGAATAAACAATGTACTCAGAGAAGGGGCCGCTAAGAGATGTACCTGCAGAAGGTAACAGACCAAAGAGTATCCGGCCATACTCTCAACAAAATTCCTCTGCAAAAGAAGCCAGCTCGGAAGGTTATATACATAAAATAGCATATGGCACAAGAAGGCAAGAATGGGTCATTATATTATATGAAACAAAATAACCAACATGCTGGTTGAATTGAACTATTACGATCTACATCAACAGCATATTACCTGGGCGAGCTTAAAACTAGGAGAGTTTTCTTTATACTTTGCGGCAAAGAATTCACGTAGGCTAGTGATGTTGGGGTATCTACTTTTGATAGAATGAATAGAAGCCTGCAGGAAGGGAGATGGTACTTACTACATACGCTTCCATTGTAAAAAAAGAATGATGACAGGATACCACGTCGTATTAAACAGGTTCTGGTTTACAAAATTACCGTATCTGGAATTGTTTCTATAAGGGCAGTATACGAAGATGTAACCAAGACTTCATAAGGACGTAACCAGAGGGGTAGACCTGCTTCTTGGAATATATCTAGCACATGGACAAGACAATTCTCTATAAGATTGGAAACAGAGTCGTCTTTAACGGAATAAGAAGACATGAAAACCAAAACGAGAAGCCATACCCCAAGAAACAGGATATTAGCAAAAAGTAGATATAAGAAAGTATCACCCACCATAAAAGTGAGATATGAGTTGCACAGCAAGATGTTCCTGCCGACAGTCATCACCGCTCTTCACAATAATCTGCGAATATCTACAGCCTTTTAAAAATAGAGGTAGAGAGAAATATAGTATGGCAAAATAGTCAACACACAAGGACACAGTTCAGTAAAGATTACGGAAGTAAATTTCTGACTCCTTTGACATCAGCTTTTCAACGTCAACATATAAAAATAACTTGAAAATTTAAAGAGAACCATAAGCAGAAGAATATCATTATTTTGATGTCTACATTGTTGCAGGTCTAAAAGAGAAAAAAATGCTATGGTCAGGAACCTACTATTCCTTAAAAACAAAATATGGAATCACGAGTTATGGTCCCCTAGATAAGGAAGATCAACAGTTTCAACCCCAATAATATAAAACTGTGGGTGCTAGTTGACACAAATCCCTATTCTAGTTATCAACAACAAACTTAATATAGAGGAATGAACTCGGTCGGGAAATATTAATGATAAAAGGTAAGGTTTTTTGCAGCACTTACAGAACGCAGGTCCCAACCAGGTAAATTTCCATATATTGAAGCTTTACGAATTCTCTCTCGCTTTCCATCCCAAAGTTCACCAGATAAGGCATCACCCTCCTTTAGCATTCCACCATTGGCCTTGTGAACATCACAAAAAATAGATAGACGGTTCAAAATTCAGAACAAGAAAAGGAAGATCTGTTAAACATGCATTTACCCTTGGTTGTGCATCTGAAGAATCCTGACCAGCCCCTTTGAGAGGAAGGCCTGGGGGTGCCTCACCCTTTGCTGCAGCAGCCTGCATAAGTTATTAAATTGTGGATAAATGACGGGTAGAGGAAGAATAACAAATAGAACACATGCAATGACTTCAAACTGTAGGTGACTATAAGTAACTGAAGTGCACAGGACAAGAACAAGTACATGTACTAAAATATCGACTCAATTGAGTATCAGAGTTATTTCCACCACAAGAAAAAGTACATCATGTATCATATTGAATTCAAATGGCAAAAGCATACATTGCCTTCTAGAAGTTATCGATCATGAAATACTCACCCTTACTTCCTCCATGGCGACAGTACTTGGAACACGGCGATGTTCCTTTTTACGTGGGACTGCTGGATCAGGAATGCTCTCCATTCGAAGTCCTGGGTCAGCCGTCACGACAACCCTTACCCATTCAAGATCAGAGTTTAGCCCAGTTCTTGGGGCCTCAGCCAGGACATCATCGAATGGATCACTCAGCGATTCAAGAGATACAGTACAACTCTCCACTGAGAGGCTTACACTGACAAGTTTCACCTTCACGTCGGGCTTAGGAGTCATTGCCTGATCAATTGCTTGGGCAGTGGAAAGCGACATTCGGTCAGCACTGTTGCGATAAGCCTCCTGAGTAGTCCATAGCGGATAAGCCCATGCAGGTTGCTTTTGAAAAAAGGCGTCCCCGTTGGCCAATGGTATCCCCCCTCTAGAAAGCTTCTGGGAGTTTGATGTATCTTTAGCACTGTTTCAGAAAACAAAAGGAACAGTGGGAGAAGGCTTTCATATAAATTTTTACACTTGGTACGACTAACAGGACATAAAAAGAATAACTTCCTAGTAGAGGTACTAGATAAGTATTATCTTACGAAGCAGTGGATAAGTATTACTTTGAGAAATTTTAAATTTACCTGGGTGTTGCCGCTTTCAAAACCTCTACGGAGATCATGTAGGGCGCTTTTTCCCTAGAATTCAAAAGAGTGGATTCGTCTTCAGGAATATGAACGACACGATAAACTCCTCTCCCCATTGGAAAACAAATTCCTGGAAGGTTATTGGGGAAATTTTTTAGTATCTGGTAATAAAAACAGTTACACAACAGAATCAATGTAAGATGGAATAAAAGAAGGAATCTAAAACTGCTTCTAAAAGCTGAAATCATAAGATCAGTGATAAAAGAGAAATCAAAGAGTGGGGGAAAAATCTCCAAACAAGAGAGGAAAGATTGCAATATGTTCTGAAAATCTAATCAGACAAAGAAGGGACCAACATCTACCATACATTGGACTTATAGAAGCAGCACAAACATGATTCAAAGGATATACTACTTTTTCTAAGACAAGATACATGATTTAAATCTCAGTAACATTAGAACGGGGTAAATTTTTCACATACTCAGAGAAATGCATACGTGACTGAGATAATGCAATGCCGGCTCAATAGATATGAGCTACACAGATAGCAAACCTCTAAATAAATGAAAATTCAATTTCAGAAAATACCTCCAGTGGTTTCAGCTTCAGATAAATGAAAATTGATCTCTGCAAGAGACTAAAACCAAAGAGAAGAAACATGAAATCTGGTCAGTTGCTACAAAGGTATAATTTAACAGCCTAAAAATAATCATCAATATGGAAAGTCAGGTGTAATGATTACCTCCCGAAGAGCAATCTTCCGATCTTCGATGGGAAAGACATCTACCAAACCATACGATGTTTCACATAACGCTTGTACAAATTCTAATGACTCATGGTAAGCCCCTTTCCTGAACTGTGAAGCGGTATTTTTTGGTAGTGGGGGCTTACCAGCTGTAGTATCATCCTGCTGCTTAGGTGAACCTGGCCGCTTCTGCAATGGTTATAATAAGAAAGATTGGTATGCGCAGAATCAAGAACACATAACAGTAAAGAATGTCCAGTATAGATAAGTAAATAATTGCAGTCGACAACCACCTTGTTTCAGCCAACATTTGCATCAAGCAAATTTCACAAGAAGCAGATATTTATGATTATATCCTACAAAAATCTTGGCAAATGAATCTAAAGATATGGATCGAAAGAAACTCGAATATCAAGCAGTGCAGCTAAACCCAGTATTTGCAATAAGATAGAAACACAAAGGACAAGTCAAATGAGAGCAAACCTCTTTGTGCTTCTTTGATCCAAATAGTTCAGAATCTTCAACAGACTGGTCACGATCTCTGAACAATTTACGGAAAAAGTTCTCTGTCCCAGGACTGCTTTCAACTATGCCATTGCTCGTATTTTCAATTTCTGAAGTAGGTTTTGCGTCTTCTGAATGTGTACGGAATAATCTTTTGAACAGAGAAAATTCTGGAGATTCGTCACCCTCGCTTTCACTCCCGTCATCGGCTTTGACAATATCTTTCTTGTCGTCAGGCTTCTCCTTAAATAACTTTTTGAAAAACCCCTCCCTTTCATCCTCTTCACCAGATTTATCATCAGCAAGGACTGCTCCATTCGTCTCATTCTTTTCATCAGCATGTCGTTTGTCATCAACTTTATCCTTGAAAAGTTTCTTAAAAAATCCATCTTTGTCCTCATCATCTATTGCTTTAGGAACTTTATCTTCCTCAGTTTTGCTGTCACGGAATAGTTTCTTGAAGAACCCTTCTGAGTTTGCATTTGACTCCTCATCCTCCTTTTTATTCTCTCGCAATAACCTCTTGAAGAAACTCTCCGAGTTTGCACTCAAATCCTCTTCATCACCCTTATTATCTCGTAACAACCTCTTAAACATCCCATTCCCATCTGAACTCGATGTCAATTCCTCGTTTTCTCCTTTACTACTTAACAGCCTCTTGAAGAACCCCTCTGAACTGTTTGTTACCTCCTCATCTTCTGCTTTATTATCTTTCATGAGGCGCTTAAAGAAACCCTCCGAGTTAGACGTTGTTTCATCCCCCTCACCTTTGCTGTCCCTCCTGAGCCTCTTGAAAAACCCTTCCTTCTCACTCTCTTCATCATCTCTCTCACCTGACTTTCTAAACATCAAAGCATCTCTGACTTTAGGACTCGGGATAAGCTTCTTAAAAATCTTACTGTCCTCAGCAGGTAACTGACTACCATCATCCTGAACGCTGCTCCCCGGGGAAGGCGAGAATGACAAAGACTTCTGCATCGGAGGAGACAGCTTCAACGAGAAGAGCTTCTGTTTCGACGACAAAAGCCTACTCAAGACCTGATTCTTACTCCCGGGGGTCGAAACCTCACTCTGCACACGCATAAGAGGAGACCACTCACCCATAATAGTAGCAGCAATCTGACACTTCTCTTGAATCCTACCAATCCCTTCACTATCCTCAGAATCCTCCAACTCAGCCAACAAAAACCAATGCACTTTCAGAGCAATCTTCAACGACTTAGCACAGATATCTATCACAAACTTATCAAGCGAGGGGCTCGGCTTGTGCACCATCATATAACAAATCTGGAAGAGATAACTCTCGATACCTGATAAAGGAAGCGTATACATCCTATTGCATAAGTAATCCCTAACACCAGCGTGAGGATGCTTGTAGAGGTAACTAACAGCGATCCACTCGCAGAAGAAAGCTGAATCGAAGAACCTAATAAGCCAACCGTTGGAGCCAGCGGACTCGGAGATGAGGTTACTCGGTGAGGTGATCTCGCGAGGCGACTCAGCTGAGTCACCTCGAACGAGTGATAGAAACCGTCCCATCGTCATTCTGATCAGCTTCGCGTAATCATCCGAGAGACGGATCTAAACGAATCGAATCTCTATCCGGTTTAGCTAAACCCTAGGATTCTCAGTAAACCTTCACTCATAAAACCTAATCGCTTCTCTGTAACCAACTAAAAGCTCAATCGAAGCGCTTAGGCTAACCTAACCAGATGGAAATAGAGATTACTCGTATCTTACTCGATCGAATCGGCGTAAACCGGAGGCGATCGGGAGTTTTAACCGGAGATCGAACTGATCTCACGGAGAAGGAACGTAGCGATCAGCTGATTCTAACGATGATCTGGTCTTCGTCGTCTCCGAGATTGTCAGCTTGAAGAGAGATCAATTCGAAAGAAGTAGCTGAAACGGCGAGAAGCGATCGCCGTTGACTCTGCCGGAAGCGGTTATTGTCGTCGTCGTCGTCGTCTGTTGGTGGGAGAGAGAGAGAGAGAGAGGGGAAAGTAATTATTGTTTGCAATACTTTTAAATTAATTTAACTTCTTCTGGTTGTTTAATTATTTTTAATTATTTATTATATTTTTTTGTCTTGGTGAAGGAAGGGAACTAACGTGCGCTGGAAAGTTCGCGCGATCAGAGTTGAAAATTTAAGTGGGAAATAATGATTTGTCCAAAACGGACAGTTGATTAATCATCACATGCTTTTGAATTTCGAATCTGATAAGCTATTAAACTAATCTACAGCACATAAAATGAAAGATTAATGTTTCCACTTATGCTTTTGAATTACTTAAACATGGTGCACAATGCTACAAATAATTAATATATAATCATAGAAAACGAACTTTAACCAAAGAAATTGTTTTAGGAAAACTCGAAATTTAATAAGTAGCCATCAGTATACGAGGGATCAGAGATGTTCTTAGATAAAAGGACCAATGTGAAACGTAATTAAGATTAAATAAACTACGAACAGAAACCGACATGGTCTAAAACAGAAGTAGACTCAAAAGACACGCAAAACTAAAGTCACGAAAACCCAAACCCAAAGCCATTTCATACAACCAAATCGGGCTGGTGAATAAGGCTTTTATCTAGACACGAGACAAGAACAATACGAAGGACATAGCACCGAGTACGGTGGTGAAGGAGAAGGGAAGCAAGGAAGATCCGTGGTTCCCTGGAGATGGGTTTGGAGCTAGAAAACTTAAGTCGGGTCCAGCAGCTGCAGCAGCTCCTCCTGGAGCAAGACCTGGTCAAAATAATGATTCCAGGTTAAGAAACTTTAATTAATCACATAAACACATAAAAATGAAATTATGATCAGTAGTTATAATTGTGGTCTAATGTTTACAAGTCTATTAAAGTTTTTTTTTATATATCCACACAATCCTTTGTTATGTCATGGTCACATGTATAAGTTTTTTATATATCCACACAATCCTTCGTCATGTCATGGTCACATGTATAAGCTAGCGACTGTAGGTGTTCTAAAATATAAACGGAAGTACAGAACCCAGATGGTCTCAAAAGGATCAACTAATAAAATAAAATAAAATTTTATTTAGCATTTAATAACAGAAAACAACATTGCATGAGACAAAAATTAAGAGTAAAAAATAATCAAAATCAAACAAAGGAGAAATATAAAATACCTGGAGCCATAGTAGGAGCGGCGGACACTGCCAACAAAATAAAAAACAAATGAAAAAACAGTATCAGTACAAATTCACAAAAAAAATATTCTTACATAAACTAAAAATGATGAAAAAATAAGGATACAAACATAGATCTATAAAATCAAAAAGAATCTAAGAAATGAAAAAAATACAAAAAAAAATTAATAAAATAATAGATCTTACATCCACAAGCAGCCATAGGAGGAGCGTGAAGCTTGCATGCAGCGGGAAGTGTAGCTGCTTTAGTCATGTTCAAAGTAACTCCTAGAGAAGCACTGCTTTTAAACGCCTCACATAGACACTCTGCGTCAGTCTTGAGCACCGTCTTAAGGCCGTTGCAACACGAACTAGCCGGCTTGGCCTCCGTACCTCCAGCGGAAACAAAGGACAAACAATCAGCCATGTTGAGTATGAGCATCGAACAGTCTACAGCCGGAGCCGGCGCCGCCGTGTGGTGATGAGCTGCTTCAAGAACGGAGGGGATGGAGAGAAGGAGGATGAAAAGAAAAGGTGTCAAGGTAGAGAATGAAGTGGCCATTGTAGGTGTTTATGTGAAAGATGAGAGGAGTTTCAATGGATAGAAGTGTGTGGCGGAGACTTTGAAGAGTAAAGAGGAGAAGAAGAAGAAAGGGCAAGGGGGTATTTGTAGGTCGGTTGCTTTGGGTGTTGCATATTAACGATGACGTTTTGTGTATGTGTCATGCATTTTCATATGGATGCGTGATCGTGTGGTCTATACGAAGAGAGATCTGGCCTTTCATCTTTCCTTTCTTGTTATTATTACTAATGTATGCACTTTACTTTTTGGTATATTTCAAGAAACTTGATTAGCTTTTTTTCTTACTACAAAAACAAATATAAATGGATTAATTAAAGATTTTAAACCCAAATCCTGTATACATATTTGCCAATATTGCAAGAATACGTGGAGTGTCGTGGGTCTTGTGAAACTAGTCTATTGACCTCGATCGTCGGATTCCCACGGTTATAAAAAATAAAAAATATTTGCCAAAATTTTCATTTGTGTACACTATTATAATTGAAGTTAGAGTGAAAAATAATAATTAACCATTATGAAGAAATTTCTGATTAGTTGGTGTTTCTTCATACTTTCTTGAAAATGTCAAACTTCATTGAAGGAAAGGTTTTATTTTCAAAACTTTTAATTCAGTTGAGATTAGATCTTTTCAATTTTTATGTGGTTGCGGTGGATATTACGTGATTCCATGTAGTGGTGAATTATTGTGTCATTTATATCATTTATTTTAGCCAATTTACTGTTACTTTAGTGGCCGAAATAAATGTACTTTAGTTCTCAAATGGGTATTGGACACTGGACTAATGGAGATTTTCATGACTTTCCACCTCCCTTAACCCCTATAGTTCAATTCAGGGCCGGAAAATAGGTTGATTTACTCATCGAGATAATCACAAACCAGCTTCTAAAGACAAATTAAACCCATGGCCGGTCTTAATGCATAGGCTATTGCAAACACTGGTTTATGATCCTCAAAATTTAAGAAAAAGGTATATAAATATATATATGTAAATATCCAAATTTATTATAAAAAAAATATATAATTTTTCACCAAATTGTTTACAATCCCTAAAATTTTAGAACCGGCCATCACTGCTCTCCAAAAATAACAAATAGAGGTATGCGTTACTTAATTTGCACGATTCACCTAAATAGAAAAGCTTCTTGTTTCTGCTCGAAAATTTAATTTGGAAGGTGGAGGATAATAAATGTGACATATGTATTGCGTTACTCTTTACTCTTTACCTCAACACATGCATGTCTACACATACTTGTAGAGGATCGGATGATTTTCCACTGTATGTTAAAAGCATCAGATCTTATTTCCCAAAGTAAGAGATTCTTGTTGGTGATCTGGTCGACGTGTAAAGATTACAGTATCCAAACTATGCGGATCCGTAAGAAAAATATCAACGGTTGAAATGAAAAACAAATGTTCCTTCACTTTTTTTCCATGAAGTAAAGCTATTCTTAAATATGTGTTAAATGTTAACCTTTGAGTACTAGTATCTAAACTTGGTACACATTAGTTACATCTTCGGTGACTCTTTGAAGTTTCTTCCTATGTGATTATGTTTTGAGCTAATATAAGTCCATTACAGCTCTTTCACAACCTACATAATATCGAAAAGATAGTAGACATTGATTAATAGGTACATTTATATCACTTATAAAGGTAGTACTAACCGAATTTTACCTTCAGTTGTTATGTTTAGATTAGTAAATCGCTCAAAAGTTGATCCATATGTTTTCAAGATTTTGTGTGCGAACGTGATCATTTTCATTTTAAAATCTATATATAAACTAAACAAATTTGTAAAAAAAAAAGTTTTTATATAAGTTTTGTTTACTCCTTAGACCTAGAAAACTTTTGGGATCACGCTACGATTATTAATATATATATATATATATATATATATAAGTTTTGCTATGGAATTTTCTGGTTATAGAATTTTATAGCATTATACTATCATTAATAACGTCTTGGTATAACCTTTTTCCATGTTTGGGTGGATTCATTGTTTTTAAGAATGTTTTGTATCTATCAAATTTAAAGTGATAATTCTCTCAAATAGTCATTTTTAAGTTTTTGTCACAAAAATAATCTTCGAGAAAGAAAATGATCAAAATAGTATTTTTTATTTTGAAAATTTTAATATTTATTAATTTGAAACTATATATCCAAAACTTCATCCCTTAACTCTAAACTCTAACTATATATTAGTTAACCATAGGGTAAAAATACATATTTTGGTCATTTTTACTTTTTAATAAAATTTATTTTGGTTATTATCTTTACTGAGGACTATTTTTGTTACAAAAATTTAAAAAATACTATCCTATGGAATTTCTCAATTTAAAGTGCAATGAAGTTATTATATGAAATTAATGATTATTTATCATATTATCGTGATTGGGCCGTATGTCGGAAGATCACTTAAATTTGAACTCCCTTCGTGGCCCGTTGAAAAGAATACAGAAAACAAATCCACCCATAACTTCCATCATCTTTCCAAATTTCCCCATAATAAACAAATTGTTAGTTATGAGATTCTTTTGGTTTACGTACGTTTATGTGTAGTTGAATTAGAGATAAGTAATGTAGAATCCTTGTGGCTTTACACTGTTATATGATGGTTGAGTACGTTTATCATATATAATGACCGATCACAGGCTTGATTGTTGGAGTTGGGACTTTCGGGTTCCAAAAGTCTAAAGAGACTACAATATAAGGAAGCAATTAACTTAGAAATTAAATTCTGA
This genomic interval from Brassica oleracea var. oleracea cultivar TO1000 chromosome C2, BOL, whole genome shotgun sequence contains the following:
- the LOC106324870 gene encoding phosphatidylinositol 4-kinase beta 1-like, whose translation is MTMGRFLSLVRGDSAESPREITSPSNLISESAGSNGWLIRFFDSAFFCEWIAVSYLYKHPHAGVRDYLCNRMYTLPLSGIESYLFQICYMMVHKPSPSLDKFVIDICAKSLKIALKVHWFLLAELEDSEDSEGIGRIQEKCQIAATIMGEWSPLMRVQSEVSTPGSKNQVLSRLLSSKQKLFSLKLSPPMQKSLSFSPSPGSSVQDDGSQLPAEDSKIFKKLIPSPKVRDALMFRKSGERDDEESEKEGFFKRLRRDSKGEGDETTSNSEGFFKRLMKDNKAEDEEVTNSSEGFFKRLLSSKGENEELTSSSDGNGMFKRLLRDNKGDEEDLSANSESFFKRLLRENKKEDEESNANSEGFFKKLFRDSKTEEDKVPKAIDDEDKDGFFKKLFKDKVDDKRHADEKNETNGAVLADDKSGEEDEREGFFKKLFKEKPDDKKDIVKADDGSESEGDESPEFSLFKRLFRTHSEDAKPTSEIENTSNGIVESSPGTENFFRKLFRDRDQSVEDSELFGSKKHKEKRPGSPKQQDDTTAGKPPLPKNTASQFRKGAYHESLEFVQALCETSYGLVDVFPIEDRKIALRESLAEINFHLSEAETTGGICFPMGRGVYRVVHIPEDESTLLNSREKAPYMISVEVLKAATPSAKDTSNSQKLSRGGIPLANGDAFFQKQPAWAYPLWTTQEAYRNSADRMSLSTAQAIDQAMTPKPDVKVKLVSVSLSVESCTVSLESLSDPFDDVLAEAPRTGLNSDLEWVRVVVTADPGLRMESIPDPAVPRKKEHRRVPSTVAMEEVRAAAAKGEAPPGLPLKGAGQDSSDAQPRANGGMLKEGDALSGELWDGKRERIRKASIYGNLPGWDLRSIIVKSGDDCRQEHLAVQLISHFYDIFQEAGLPLWLRPYEVLVTSSYTALIETIPDTASIHSIKSRYPNITSLREFFAAKYKENSPSFKLAQRNFVESMAGYSLVCYLLQVKDRHNGNLLLDEEGHIIHIDFGFMLSNSPGGVNFESAPFKLTRELLEVMDSDADGVPSEFFDYFKVLCIQGFLTCRKHAERIILLVEMLQDSGYPCFKGGPRTIQNLRKRFHLSLTEEQCVSLVLSLISSSLDAWRTRQYDYYQRVLNGIL
- the LOC106324871 gene encoding non-specific lipid-transfer protein-like protein At5g64080; translated protein: MATSFSTLTPFLFILLLSIPSVLEAAHHHTAAPAPAVDCSMLILNMADCLSFVSAGGTEAKPASSCCNGLKTVLKTDAECLCEAFKSSASLGVTLNMTKAATLPAACKLHAPPMAACGLSAAPTMAPGLAPGGAAAAAGPDLSFLAPNPSPGNHGSSLLPFSFTTVLGAMSFVLFLSRV